A single genomic interval of uncultured Desulfobacter sp. harbors:
- a CDS encoding substrate-binding domain-containing protein — translation MKKLIIISIALFYLLIFGIAQARAGSARDYISIVGSSTVYPFATVVAENFGKKTRFKTPKIESTGSGGGHKLFGAGIGVEYPDITNSSARITRSQLEKDFKNGVKEVVEVKIGYDGIIVANSRQAMMFRLTRKDLFLGLAKQVPVPVAGDKNALQTNPYKTWKQINSLLPDVKIKVFGPPPTSGTRDAFVELVMEGGANAFAWIAKLKITDKKRYKEICHTIREDGAFIEAGENDNLIVDKLKKSPDALGILGFSFLDQNTDKIQGSFIDDVQPTFQTISDGLYPVSRPLYFYVKKAHVDNIPGMREYLAEFTSEIAWGDEGYLTIKGLIPMSGKERQYYRKIVQELPPLTLDDLN, via the coding sequence ATGAAAAAACTGATTATCATTTCGATTGCCCTGTTTTATCTATTGATTTTTGGGATAGCTCAGGCCCGCGCCGGTTCAGCACGGGATTATATTTCCATCGTCGGATCCTCAACGGTTTATCCCTTTGCTACTGTTGTTGCTGAAAATTTTGGAAAAAAAACCCGCTTTAAAACCCCAAAAATTGAATCCACAGGATCCGGCGGCGGACATAAGCTTTTTGGTGCCGGTATCGGTGTCGAGTATCCGGATATTACAAACTCTTCTGCCCGGATTACAAGAAGTCAGCTGGAAAAAGACTTTAAAAATGGTGTAAAAGAAGTGGTTGAGGTAAAAATTGGTTATGATGGTATTATTGTGGCAAATTCCAGGCAGGCCATGATGTTCAGACTGACTAGAAAAGATTTGTTTCTCGGTTTGGCAAAGCAGGTGCCGGTGCCGGTGGCAGGGGATAAGAACGCTTTGCAGACAAATCCCTATAAAACCTGGAAGCAAATAAATTCATTACTTCCGGATGTCAAAATTAAGGTGTTTGGGCCGCCACCCACTTCGGGCACACGTGATGCCTTTGTGGAACTGGTCATGGAAGGCGGGGCAAACGCGTTTGCATGGATAGCGAAGTTGAAAATAACGGATAAAAAAAGATACAAGGAGATTTGTCATACCATAAGGGAAGATGGGGCCTTTATTGAGGCCGGCGAAAATGACAACCTGATTGTCGATAAGTTAAAAAAATCTCCTGACGCCTTAGGTATTTTAGGCTTTTCTTTTCTGGACCAGAACACCGATAAGATTCAGGGCTCATTTATTGACGATGTGCAACCAACATTTCAGACTATTTCCGATGGATTATATCCGGTGTCCCGGCCCTTGTATTTTTATGTTAAAAAGGCCCATGTCGACAATATTCCCGGTATGAGAGAGTATCTGGCCGAGTTTACCAGTGAAATTGCCTGGGGTGATGAAGGCTACCTGACAATTAAAGGGTTGATCCCCATGTCCGGGAAGGAACGGCAGTATTATAGAAAAATTGTTCAAGAATTGCCCCCCTTAACTTTGGATGATCTCAATTAA
- the pstA gene encoding phosphate ABC transporter permease PstA has protein sequence MNNLNEASAPVRGRTIDIVKKGIDKRYRKERRFRFFGFAAVMISLGFLSLLFISIISNGYTAFQQTMIRLDVFLDTNVIDKDDLAGADYSKLIHDALLSVYPDVTKRNDKRKLYELISIGAVYRLQDFVAKNRHEIGTTIQIWVTADDDVDMLMKGYIDRDKPESQRRIDDRQLTWVDHLVSRGQIKKVFNMTFFTAGDSREPELAGIWGAVCGSFYTLIVTLVLSFPVGAAAAVYLEEFAPKNRWTDIIEVNINNLAAVPSIVFGLLGLAVFLNFFGLPRSVPLVGGLVLTLMTLPTIIISSRSALKAVSPSIREAALSIGASKVQMVAHHVLPQALPGMLTGSIIGMAQALGETAPLLMIGMVAFIVDIPAGFTDPSTVLPVQIYLWADSPERGFLEKTSAAIMVLLIFLMVMNCAAVFLRRIFEKRQ, from the coding sequence ATGAATAATTTAAATGAGGCGTCTGCGCCGGTCAGGGGTAGGACCATAGATATAGTAAAAAAGGGGATTGACAAACGCTACCGAAAAGAACGCAGGTTTCGTTTTTTCGGGTTTGCAGCCGTTATGATCAGCTTAGGCTTTTTGTCTTTGCTGTTTATCTCCATTATTTCCAACGGATATACTGCATTTCAACAGACCATGATCCGGTTGGATGTATTTTTGGATACCAATGTCATCGATAAAGATGATCTGGCTGGTGCCGATTATTCCAAATTGATTCATGACGCGTTGCTGTCTGTTTATCCTGATGTGACAAAACGCAACGATAAACGCAAATTATACGAGCTTATCAGCATAGGCGCCGTTTACAGGCTTCAGGATTTTGTGGCCAAAAACCGGCATGAGATCGGAACCACCATTCAGATATGGGTGACGGCCGATGATGATGTGGATATGCTTATGAAAGGGTACATTGACCGGGACAAGCCCGAATCCCAGCGACGGATTGATGACCGGCAGCTGACCTGGGTGGATCATTTGGTCAGCCGGGGGCAGATCAAAAAGGTGTTTAATATGACCTTTTTCACTGCAGGGGATTCCAGGGAGCCTGAACTTGCCGGGATTTGGGGGGCGGTCTGCGGGTCTTTTTACACCCTTATTGTCACCTTGGTTCTCTCTTTTCCCGTTGGGGCGGCTGCTGCCGTGTATCTGGAAGAGTTTGCCCCTAAAAACAGGTGGACGGATATCATTGAGGTGAATATCAATAACCTGGCAGCCGTGCCCTCCATTGTGTTCGGGCTGTTAGGGTTGGCCGTATTTTTAAATTTTTTCGGCCTTCCCAGATCTGTCCCGCTTGTGGGCGGACTGGTTTTAACCCTGATGACCTTGCCTACCATTATTATTTCGAGTCGATCTGCGCTTAAGGCGGTATCTCCTTCCATTCGTGAGGCCGCCCTTAGTATTGGTGCATCCAAAGTCCAGATGGTGGCCCATCATGTCCTGCCCCAGGCACTGCCGGGCATGCTCACCGGCTCCATCATCGGCATGGCCCAGGCCCTTGGGGAAACCGCACCACTTTTAATGATCGGTATGGTAGCTTTTATTGTGGACATCCCTGCAGGATTCACAGATCCTTCCACAGTCCTGCCTGTACAGATTTACCTGTGGGCGGATAGTCCGGAAAGGGGATTTTTGGAAAAAACGTCCGCTGCTATTATGGTACTTCTGATTTTTTTGATGGTCATGAATTGCGCAGCTGTTTTTTTAAGACGAATTTTTGAAAAAAGACAGTAA
- the pstC gene encoding phosphate ABC transporter permease subunit PstC has product MTPFHLLLTLWVLTIAGFFVGRSKAFAVCSAHGGPRVLHSRPFYYGTLTSIWCAVPALIVFSFWLFFQSTIIMDLVIADLPDKIRFLPEDRLDFVVNDIQNIVAGNIVAGKINPAIQAAADHYKSLEMTAQVALSVIITAMAMIAITGVYLKITPKLRARNYVEKVIESLLIACASLAVLTTIGIVFSLLYEAIRFFKIVPVYKFLFGLEWSPQMAIHAEQIGSSGAFGAMPVILGTILIAGIAMCVAVPLGLMAAIYLSEYANKNFRSIAKPLLEILAGIPTVVYGFFAALVVAPAIRDAGDILGFSVSSESALAAGIVMGIMIIPFVSSISDDVINAVPQSLRDGALSLGSTRSETITNVVLPAALPGIVGGVLLAVSRAIGETMIVVMAAGLSANLTANPFQAVTTVTVQIVTLLVGDQEFDSAKTLAAFALGLLLFAITLILNVAALMVVRKYRERYE; this is encoded by the coding sequence ATGACACCGTTTCATTTGCTTTTAACACTTTGGGTGCTGACCATTGCAGGCTTTTTTGTAGGCCGCAGCAAGGCCTTTGCGGTTTGTTCTGCCCATGGGGGGCCAAGAGTTCTTCATTCAAGGCCGTTCTATTACGGGACCCTGACCTCCATTTGGTGTGCGGTACCGGCTTTGATCGTTTTTTCTTTCTGGCTCTTTTTTCAATCAACCATCATCATGGATTTGGTAATTGCCGATCTTCCTGATAAGATTCGATTTTTGCCCGAAGACCGCCTTGATTTTGTTGTCAATGATATCCAAAACATTGTGGCCGGTAATATTGTGGCCGGTAAAATCAATCCTGCCATTCAGGCTGCAGCCGACCATTACAAAAGCCTTGAGATGACGGCCCAGGTAGCGTTAAGCGTTATTATAACGGCCATGGCCATGATTGCCATTACAGGTGTGTACTTAAAAATTACACCAAAGCTTAGGGCCAGAAATTATGTAGAAAAGGTTATTGAGAGCCTGCTCATTGCATGCGCTTCTCTGGCTGTTTTGACCACCATAGGCATTGTTTTTTCCTTGCTTTATGAGGCGATTCGGTTTTTCAAGATTGTGCCGGTATATAAATTTTTGTTCGGACTCGAATGGAGCCCCCAGATGGCCATTCATGCAGAACAGATCGGATCTTCCGGTGCATTCGGGGCGATGCCGGTTATCCTTGGCACCATTCTCATTGCCGGTATTGCCATGTGTGTGGCCGTGCCGCTAGGGCTCATGGCTGCCATTTATCTGTCCGAATATGCCAATAAAAATTTTCGAAGTATTGCCAAGCCGCTTTTGGAGATCCTGGCCGGTATCCCCACGGTTGTTTACGGTTTTTTTGCAGCCCTTGTTGTGGCCCCGGCCATCAGGGATGCCGGAGATATCCTGGGCTTTTCCGTATCTTCGGAAAGTGCTTTGGCTGCTGGAATTGTCATGGGAATTATGATCATTCCTTTTGTTTCTTCCATATCCGATGACGTCATCAATGCGGTGCCCCAGTCCTTGCGGGACGGCGCCTTGAGTCTTGGTTCCACCCGGAGTGAAACCATTACAAATGTTGTACTGCCCGCAGCTTTGCCCGGAATTGTGGGCGGGGTGCTGCTGGCCGTGTCCCGGGCCATTGGTGAGACCATGATTGTTGTGATGGCGGCCGGTCTGTCAGCAAACCTGACCGCGAATCCTTTCCAGGCTGTTACAACGGTTACGGTGCAGATTGTCACCCTGCTGGTGGGGGACCAGGAATTTGACAGTGCCAAAACTTTGGCTGCTTTTGCCTTGGGACTTCTGCTGTTTGCCATTACCCTGATTTTAAACGTTGCTGCCTTGATGGTGGTCAGAAAATACAGGGAGCGTTATGAATAA
- a CDS encoding ABC transporter substrate-binding protein: protein MKIIRTLILFAFIFSAMSVFAQQILAFDDLSATQAIKVKIDAILEVLNTPEFKGDEKKEVRRQKIRDIVLSGFDFGRMAQSSLGKHWRGRTPEEKQAFTVRFQSLIENTYITKLETYTNEKVVYLNEQRKTKRDREYAKVQTQVITSDGTEIPIAYMMYRQVKDPWLVFDINIEGVSMVNNYRAQFAEFLDQKSFSELLKDIEEKNSSE from the coding sequence ATGAAAATAATCAGAACACTGATTTTATTTGCATTCATATTTTCTGCAATGTCTGTTTTTGCTCAACAGATATTGGCTTTTGACGACTTATCAGCCACACAGGCCATTAAGGTCAAGATTGACGCCATTCTTGAGGTGCTTAACACACCGGAATTTAAAGGGGATGAGAAAAAAGAGGTCCGCAGGCAAAAAATCCGTGACATCGTCCTGTCTGGTTTTGATTTTGGGCGTATGGCCCAGTCCAGTTTAGGGAAACACTGGAGAGGGCGAACCCCGGAAGAAAAGCAGGCTTTTACGGTCCGTTTTCAGTCTCTGATTGAAAATACCTATATAACCAAGCTTGAGACCTATACCAATGAAAAGGTGGTTTACCTTAATGAGCAGCGCAAAACGAAAAGGGATCGGGAGTACGCCAAAGTTCAGACCCAGGTTATTACCTCTGATGGTACCGAAATTCCAATTGCGTACATGATGTACAGGCAGGTTAAAGATCCCTGGTTGGTGTTTGATATCAACATTGAAGGCGTGAGTATGGTTAATAATTACCGCGCTCAATTCGCTGAATTTCTTGATCAAAAATCGTTTTCGGAGCTTCTCAAAGATATTGAAGAAAAAAACAGTTCTGAATAG
- the rnhA gene encoding ribonuclease HI has translation MKYYAVARGRKTGIFTSWADAERQVKGFAGARFKSFKTKQEALAFLEDPSYTNSASSTKNFGCTPKKKKNGLQQPANCEYPENAVIVYTDGGAIGNPGPGGYGVVFKTGETFSGGFNLTTNNRMELLAVIVALEALEGETRPICLHSDSRYVVNGITKNWAKAWKRRGWKKSDGTPAMNPDLWQRLLNLLPGLDIRFIWVKGHAGNPLNEACDHLANSTARMHGLPDDTGYLKSRKDSA, from the coding sequence ATGAAATACTACGCAGTAGCCAGAGGCCGAAAAACAGGTATATTCACATCGTGGGCCGATGCCGAGCGCCAGGTCAAAGGATTTGCAGGGGCCCGATTCAAAAGCTTTAAAACAAAACAGGAGGCATTGGCCTTTCTGGAGGATCCATCCTACACAAATTCTGCGTCTTCAACTAAAAATTTTGGTTGTACCCCAAAGAAAAAAAAGAACGGACTTCAGCAGCCGGCCAACTGTGAATATCCGGAAAATGCCGTAATAGTATATACGGACGGCGGGGCCATCGGCAACCCCGGCCCCGGGGGATATGGGGTGGTATTTAAAACAGGGGAAACCTTTTCCGGCGGATTTAATCTGACCACCAACAACCGCATGGAGCTTTTGGCTGTTATCGTGGCTCTTGAGGCTTTAGAAGGAGAGACCCGCCCCATTTGCCTGCATTCGGATTCCAGGTACGTTGTCAACGGCATTACCAAAAACTGGGCAAAGGCATGGAAACGTAGGGGCTGGAAAAAATCCGACGGCACCCCGGCCATGAATCCTGACCTGTGGCAGCGTCTTTTGAATCTGTTGCCCGGTCTTGATATCCGGTTCATCTGGGTAAAAGGCCATGCCGGTAACCCCTTGAACGAAGCCTGCGATCACCTTGCCAATTCAACAGCTCGCATGCACGGCCTGCCGGACGACACAGGTTATCTTAAGAGCCGCAAAGACAGCGCCTAA
- a CDS encoding HDOD domain-containing protein: MTTEEKKQGEQTIANAIALDILNSKLKIPPMPANGPKLMSLIRKPIDDIEVDDFVEIIDSDPGLLSMILQLANSVYFKGVDEVISLRSAIARIGLQEIIDSANLYFFQRMFPKIPDIEGFKAQEYWAFSWSCANAARRLGHPNLGMDVNPGELYIAGLLHGIGKLILAIQYPFEFSKCIQTASRLNLPVHAVELDEFGTTNTNIASTLLGVWNIPSRVCNGIEFQQNPDLAPEKDRNIAALIQFAYAVASMSGIGKNGDGCVTSVESTWIAGQSGLPLSKKEIQDAVVKEIQASLEEKSESITGIAPQKQETVSKSSKPKTTGANPSKTGIFSWIRSLFH, encoded by the coding sequence ATGACGACTGAAGAAAAAAAGCAGGGGGAACAAACCATTGCCAATGCCATAGCATTGGATATTTTAAATTCAAAATTGAAAATACCGCCCATGCCCGCCAATGGCCCGAAACTGATGTCTTTAATTAGAAAACCGATTGATGATATAGAAGTGGATGATTTTGTAGAGATCATTGATTCGGATCCAGGGCTTTTATCTATGATTCTTCAATTGGCAAATTCCGTTTATTTCAAGGGGGTTGATGAGGTTATCAGTTTGCGGTCAGCCATTGCCCGCATCGGACTTCAAGAGATCATTGATTCCGCCAACCTGTATTTTTTTCAGCGTATGTTTCCAAAGATTCCTGATATAGAGGGATTTAAAGCCCAAGAGTATTGGGCCTTTTCCTGGTCTTGCGCTAATGCCGCAAGGCGTCTGGGGCACCCGAATCTGGGTATGGATGTCAATCCGGGTGAACTTTATATTGCAGGATTGCTTCATGGTATTGGAAAATTAATTCTTGCAATTCAATATCCGTTTGAATTTTCAAAATGTATTCAAACAGCAAGCAGATTAAACTTACCCGTTCATGCTGTAGAGCTGGATGAATTTGGAACCACAAATACGAATATCGCATCAACATTGTTGGGGGTCTGGAATATCCCTTCCCGGGTTTGTAATGGTATTGAATTTCAACAAAATCCGGATTTGGCACCGGAAAAAGATCGAAATATCGCGGCATTGATTCAGTTCGCCTATGCCGTTGCCTCAATGTCCGGTATTGGAAAAAATGGCGATGGCTGTGTCACTTCTGTTGAATCCACATGGATCGCCGGGCAATCGGGATTACCATTATCCAAAAAGGAAATTCAGGACGCGGTAGTCAAGGAGATCCAAGCTTCCCTGGAAGAAAAATCAGAAAGCATCACCGGTATCGCTCCCCAAAAACAGGAGACGGTATCTAAATCGTCCAAGCCGAAAACAACTGGAGCCAACCCGTCTAAAACAGGAATTTTTTCCTGGATACGTTCACTGTTTCATTGA
- a CDS encoding response regulator translates to MTRYFKISMALILMFVLIVTAVPCQARDFMVEFVEENYMENQDDYAGTPVIYHSFQVRSHAGLKMLVLTGEHHEYRGWLRRYVAQDKGFIVKVPDNKTDLFISSKVYETDVTNVHPFNPTTWSMKGSHVFDTKNVLDSQAWIIAGQGHILVLDQNNKRSELIDTVVKRMGYIGMISGDPEAALGLFRNQPEKFKMIIVNYNMPGMGSEAFVDKLLQLDHKIPILVETGYNNENIKRQYLSKFSGAGTVTVTPVALNRLQQTIKNLIKPSKETAEQPVNG, encoded by the coding sequence ATGACACGTTATTTTAAAATTTCCATGGCCCTTATCCTGATGTTTGTCTTGATTGTAACAGCAGTGCCCTGCCAGGCCAGGGATTTTATGGTTGAATTTGTAGAGGAAAACTACATGGAGAACCAGGACGACTATGCCGGCACTCCTGTGATTTACCATTCCTTCCAGGTTCGTTCCCATGCCGGCTTAAAGATGCTGGTGCTCACCGGGGAACACCATGAATACCGCGGGTGGCTGCGCCGGTATGTCGCCCAGGATAAAGGTTTCATTGTCAAGGTTCCTGATAATAAAACTGATTTGTTTATTTCTTCAAAAGTTTATGAAACCGATGTGACAAATGTCCATCCCTTTAATCCTACAACCTGGTCAATGAAAGGCAGTCATGTTTTTGACACCAAGAATGTGTTGGATTCACAGGCCTGGATTATAGCCGGACAGGGGCATATTCTCGTATTGGATCAAAATAACAAACGCAGTGAACTCATTGATACGGTGGTCAAGCGTATGGGCTATATCGGGATGATCTCAGGAGATCCTGAAGCAGCGTTGGGACTATTCAGAAATCAACCTGAAAAATTTAAAATGATCATTGTGAATTACAATATGCCTGGTATGGGGTCCGAGGCCTTTGTTGATAAATTGCTTCAGCTTGATCACAAAATACCCATACTTGTAGAAACCGGCTATAATAACGAAAATATAAAGCGGCAATATCTGTCAAAATTTTCAGGGGCCGGGACAGTTACGGTTACACCCGTGGCGTTGAACCGTCTTCAACAGACCATAAAAAACTTGATCAAACCTAGTAAGGAAACTGCGGAACAACCTGTAAATGGATAA
- a CDS encoding pyruvate, water dikinase regulatory protein, translating into MKDMLGSGKFQMIYIVSCGEGVNAFHLVESTLVQFPDSNISVVKVPRIRTESQVDDLIDKVKDIESMIVHTIVDSNLRRYLTREGMDNHIVTIDLMGPIISKVETFLDRPPLETPGLYREIHLVNLEQVSAIDFALAHDDGLNPETLVEAEIVLIGLSRAGKTPLSMYMSVLGWKVANIPFVPGVPMPQSLDLVDRRRVFALNINPEQLQAHRRMRQESLGAKDIYAYSGKDEIEKEIEHAQKYYITKGFSMINVSNKPIETSAEEIIEMITRRFKAQAHIRDFM; encoded by the coding sequence ATGAAAGACATGCTTGGATCGGGTAAATTTCAGATGATATATATCGTTTCCTGCGGTGAGGGCGTCAACGCCTTTCATCTCGTGGAATCCACCCTTGTACAGTTTCCTGATTCCAATATCTCTGTTGTAAAAGTCCCCAGGATACGTACCGAAAGCCAGGTCGATGATCTCATCGATAAGGTCAAGGATATTGAAAGTATGATTGTTCATACCATTGTTGATTCAAACCTTCGAAGGTACCTCACGCGCGAGGGCATGGACAATCATATTGTGACCATTGATTTGATGGGTCCCATTATTTCAAAAGTAGAAACATTTCTTGACCGTCCGCCTCTGGAAACTCCGGGGCTTTATAGGGAGATTCATCTGGTGAATTTAGAACAGGTATCTGCCATTGATTTTGCCCTGGCCCATGACGACGGTTTGAACCCGGAGACTTTAGTTGAGGCCGAAATTGTGTTGATAGGGTTGTCCAGGGCCGGTAAAACGCCCTTGTCAATGTACATGAGCGTTTTGGGGTGGAAGGTGGCAAATATCCCTTTTGTCCCAGGTGTTCCCATGCCCCAGAGCCTGGATCTTGTGGACCGGCGCCGGGTGTTTGCACTGAACATTAACCCGGAGCAGCTGCAGGCACACAGGAGAATGCGCCAGGAAAGCCTGGGGGCAAAGGATATCTACGCCTATTCCGGAAAGGATGAAATTGAAAAGGAGATTGAACACGCCCAGAAATATTATATTACCAAAGGCTTTTCTATGATCAATGTGAGTAATAAGCCCATAGAGACCAGTGCCGAGGAGATTATTGAAATGATTACGCGCAGGTTCAAGGCCCAGGCCCATATAAGGGACTTTATGTAA
- a CDS encoding peptide chain release factor-like protein — protein sequence MPGPDIKKIKALEKKMDHLGIYKKDILEKFIKSSGRGGQKVNKSSTAVFLTHLPTQLSVKFGKYRSQHLNRFMALRHLVEKIEQLKFGMPDAAARKLSRLKKQKQRRRKKALKKVPGRKET from the coding sequence ATGCCCGGTCCTGATATAAAAAAAATAAAAGCCCTTGAAAAGAAAATGGATCATTTGGGGATTTACAAAAAAGATATCCTGGAGAAGTTTATAAAATCCTCGGGCCGTGGCGGCCAAAAGGTAAATAAATCGTCCACTGCCGTATTTTTGACCCACCTGCCCACCCAACTAAGCGTAAAATTTGGGAAATACAGATCCCAGCATCTCAACCGGTTTATGGCCCTGCGACACCTGGTGGAAAAAATTGAACAGCTGAAATTCGGTATGCCCGATGCCGCAGCCCGGAAACTATCCCGTTTGAAAAAGCAGAAGCAACGGCGAAGAAAAAAGGCGCTTAAGAAAGTGCCGGGCCGCAAGGAAACTTAG
- a CDS encoding ATP-binding protein has product MSQKASYNSLEQRIKELEFENATLKQEIGTLKNPRTIDTNFGSTPAGFASVINQKIKKERELLLAAVEQFPETVYITNSKGIVEYINPAFEKLTGFSREECIGKDICMFRDSKHDSQFNINLRSIISSGRVWSGHAEFKRKDNSLFTMHITISSVKDNNGFITNYVGVQRNSSNEIELNEKMAKTQKLEALGTLAGGIAHDFNNMLFPILANAEILLLKNAAYDNETKEILTQVYESALQAKELVQQILNFSRHKKIERQPLQIQNCINTVLTLMKSGIPRNISIVKNVDPSCPSVTADPTQVHQIIMNLVSNGVHAIGDTGGVIKISLMPVTVSQSDANGRIKPGNYICLSVSDTGGGMSKEVMSHIFEPFYTTRGNENGTGMGLSVVYGIVKDMDGGIKVDSRLGKGSEFRLYFPNFSEKSVASKRFHTPALNDVIDIQYQIHVLFVDDEDIILKVAKSMLDRLGCQTTTMTDPLEALARFRKEPLTYDLVVTDLYMPHMNGDCLAENIRKIRPDTPIFLCTGFSDDITLDMMAQKGIRAVLSKPPSIKEMSDKIGKIFQSKTSVKT; this is encoded by the coding sequence ATGTCTCAAAAGGCGTCATACAACAGTTTAGAACAACGGATAAAAGAGCTTGAGTTTGAAAATGCCACCCTGAAACAAGAGATCGGCACACTTAAAAATCCCCGGACCATTGATACAAATTTCGGCTCTACACCTGCTGGCTTTGCGAGTGTAATCAATCAAAAAATTAAAAAAGAAAGAGAATTGCTGCTCGCCGCAGTAGAGCAATTTCCTGAAACGGTTTACATTACAAATTCCAAAGGAATTGTTGAATATATCAATCCTGCATTTGAAAAGCTAACCGGATTTTCCAGGGAAGAGTGCATTGGCAAGGATATCTGCATGTTTAGAGACAGCAAGCATGACAGCCAGTTTAATATCAACCTGCGGTCCATCATCAGTTCCGGGCGGGTATGGAGCGGCCATGCTGAATTTAAAAGAAAAGACAATTCTCTTTTTACAATGCACATTACCATATCTTCGGTAAAGGATAATAATGGTTTCATTACCAACTATGTCGGAGTACAGCGGAACAGCTCCAATGAGATTGAGCTCAATGAAAAAATGGCTAAGACCCAGAAACTTGAAGCCCTTGGCACCCTGGCCGGTGGTATAGCCCATGATTTTAACAATATGCTGTTTCCCATTCTGGCAAATGCAGAAATTCTGCTTCTTAAAAACGCTGCTTATGATAATGAAACCAAAGAAATTCTGACACAAGTTTATGAAAGTGCCCTGCAGGCAAAAGAACTTGTCCAGCAGATTTTAAATTTTTCCCGTCATAAAAAAATTGAAAGACAGCCGTTACAGATACAAAATTGTATAAACACTGTGCTCACGCTGATGAAGTCCGGTATTCCCCGCAATATTTCAATAGTAAAAAATGTAGACCCAAGTTGTCCCTCTGTTACTGCGGATCCCACCCAAGTACACCAGATCATAATGAATTTGGTTAGCAATGGTGTACATGCCATAGGTGACACAGGAGGCGTAATCAAGATTTCATTGATGCCTGTAACGGTTTCTCAATCCGATGCCAACGGCAGGATCAAGCCGGGAAATTACATCTGCTTAAGTGTTTCCGATACAGGAGGCGGTATGTCAAAGGAGGTAATGAGCCATATTTTTGAACCCTTTTATACCACCAGGGGCAACGAGAATGGAACCGGCATGGGACTGTCTGTTGTTTATGGTATCGTTAAAGATATGGATGGCGGCATAAAGGTAGACAGCCGATTGGGCAAGGGAAGTGAGTTCAGATTATATTTTCCAAATTTTTCGGAAAAAAGCGTTGCTTCAAAGCGTTTTCACACGCCTGCCTTAAATGATGTAATCGACATCCAGTATCAAATCCATGTCCTTTTTGTGGATGATGAAGATATCATTCTCAAAGTAGCAAAGTCCATGCTGGACCGCTTAGGGTGTCAAACCACAACCATGACGGATCCTTTGGAAGCCCTGGCGCGTTTCAGAAAAGAGCCCTTAACATATGACCTTGTAGTTACGGATCTGTATATGCCGCATATGAATGGGGATTGTCTGGCAGAAAATATAAGGAAAATCCGCCCGGATACCCCTATTTTTCTTTGTACGGGATTCAGTGATGACATTACGTTGGATATGATGGCGCAAAAAGGTATCAGGGCTGTGTTATCCAAACCGCCTTCCATAAAAGAGATGTCTGATAAAATTGGAAAAATTTTTCAGTCAAAGACGTCTGTTAAAACTTAG
- a CDS encoding NIL domain-containing protein: MVYDIGFGFDLTKETEVKELYSKIVILDFPPQSAQRPIVCQLVKKYDLMFNILKARISSKSEGHMVLEISSAGKASFNKGITYLKEQGVRVSTPEHKIYKDEEKCTHCGACTAVCPTDALYIKRPEMEVIFDLNKCSLCERCLLTCPVRAMGLFSDDLKETA; this comes from the coding sequence ATGGTATATGATATAGGATTTGGTTTCGACCTAACAAAAGAAACGGAGGTTAAGGAGTTGTATTCAAAAATTGTAATTTTAGATTTCCCGCCACAATCGGCCCAAAGGCCTATTGTCTGCCAACTGGTCAAAAAATATGACCTGATGTTTAATATCTTAAAGGCACGAATATCTTCAAAAAGTGAAGGCCATATGGTGCTTGAAATATCGTCTGCCGGGAAAGCTTCATTTAACAAGGGAATCACCTATTTAAAGGAACAGGGTGTCCGTGTATCCACGCCCGAACATAAAATTTATAAAGATGAAGAAAAATGCACCCATTGCGGCGCATGTACCGCGGTTTGCCCCACAGACGCCCTATACATCAAACGCCCTGAAATGGAAGTGATATTTGATCTGAATAAATGCAGCCTGTGCGAGCGCTGCCTTCTGACCTGCCCCGTCCGGGCCATGGGTTTGTTCAGTGACGATCTAAAAGAAACGGCCTGA